Genomic window (Dehalococcoidia bacterium):
ACACCTAACCCGGTAAGAGCATTTAGATAAGTAGGCAATGTTGCTACTAAGGTTTTACCTTCGCCGGTTTTCATCTCTGCAGCTTTGCCCTCATGAAGGACAATTCCACCAATAAGCTGCTCATCATAATGCCGTAATCCTGTTACACGAATGGAAGCTTCGCGAACTACCGCAAATGCTTGGGGTAAAAGATCTTCAAGGTTGGAGCCTGACAAGACCTGCTGTCGAAAATCAGATGTCTTTTTGGATAGCTGATCATCAGTAAGAAGGCTTAACTCAGGCTCTAAGCTATTTATTTGGTCCACAATTTTTCGATATCGAGCTATCTGCTTTTCGTTTGAGTCACCAAAAATTTTAAGAAATTTTTCAATCATGTCGTACCTTGTATATACATTCTAACAGCACCAAAAAATATCTTAAGCAACCAATAGCTATCAGAAACCATTGACGTAAAGCGAACACAGGGTTAGGTTGCGTTTGTGCAATCGCCATTCAACTTAAAAGAACTTTACTCCTTTACAAAAAATCCGCGCAGTAAGCCAACCTATCTCGGCTATACCAATGGATTTGCCTATGGGTTTTCCTTAAATGCACTTCAATTGCTTGTGGCTCTCTACGCTATCGACCTCGGCTTTGATATGTCTAAGATGGGAATTATTATTGCGGCTCCCGCTTTTTTCATGGTCGCGCTGAGACTACCCGGCGGTGCAATTTCCGATCGCTTCGGAGAAAAAGTTATCCTACGCTTCAGCTTCGTTACTCTGGTGATTTGCGGAGTAATAGCCGCATATTCATCTACGCTTTGGCCGCTCATAATCGCCCAATTATTTAATGGTGCATCTCGATCAGTTTATTGGTCTGCTGGCCAGTCTTATATCAGTCGAAGTAGCCCTGGCGACGCAGGAAAAGTAATGGGCCGCCAGCTTAGTTTTGAATCGGCTGGAGGAATTATCGGAGCAATTATTGCAGGTTACTGTGCAGAGTTCTTTGACTACAAAACTGCATTCATTATGGCTTCAGTCGCCGCCATTGTAGGATTTTCAATCACATCATCTTTACCTGCACTACCTCGCAAGGATCAAGTTAGAAAATTTCTTGCAAGTTTTGCCCCTGCCCGTGAAATGCTTTTCAAAAGGTCATTATTGCATGCACACATGGTCGCATTTATGGCTGCATCATATGCAGGCCTTATGGGGGGATTATTCATAGCTTTCTTCAGGGAAGTCGGCTATGGCGAGGGTGAAACTTCTATAATTCGCTCACTCAACAGTATAGGCCTGACTGTACTTGCATACGTTTTTGGCACTATCCTGGCAAAGATAGGAAGCCGAAATACTGCATTAATTGGAATTACATTAACTGGAGCGTTATCCATTGGTATAGCGGCATCTGGAGATCTTCCGATAATACCAATCGTACTGATGACAGTTTCAGGTATGACTTTCGGAAGCCTTCGTGCCTTGTACCCATCATTAGCCGCTCAAAATAGTACCGATTCACAGAGAGCTATGGCCCTATCAGTGGTAAGCCTTTACTGGGCAATAGCTATGCTGCTTTCTCCATTAGTCTTCGGATTTATAGCGAATTCGACTTCTATAACTTTTGCACTATTTACGTTCGGTGGATTTTCAATAATTGCTGGACTCCTATCCCCACTTCTATATCTATACGGGCGAAAAGGAATAACGCCGTCAACTGATCAGTAGCTGCCGTTAACTGCTAAGTCTGCAAAAAATTCTAATGACCCTGGGTTCACCAGCGCATCCTTGCTCACTGCCTCATCCACATCAACCCCGCTTAGTATTTTCTTGATTGGAACCTCTAGTTTTTTACCATTCAATGTTCTTGGGACTTCTTTTATTGCATAAGCTTCATCTGGTACATGCCTTGGTGACAAATTTGAGCGAATAGCTACCGCGATTTTTGCTTTTAGTTCCTCATTTAATAGAAGTCCTTCCTGCAAAACTACAAAAAGTAAAAGCTTTCCTTCAATACCCAACCGGCTGGTATCGATCACTAAGCTATCGGCAATTTCAGGGAATTCTTCAACGACACGATAAAACTCACTAGTACCCATACGGACACCGCTTCTGTTCAAAGTCGAGTCAGAACGACCATAGACAATCGCCGTTCCATTTTCCGTAATTTTGATCCAGTCACCATGTCTCCAGGCATCTGGGTAGACATCAAAATAACTTTCGTGGAATCGAGCACCTTCCGGGTCATTCAAAAAATAAATAGGCATTGATGGCATGGGCTCGGTGACAACCAACTCTCCGACTTCATCAGTCACAGGTAGGCCGGATTCATTAAAGCTCTCTACTTTACAACCAAGGCATATGCATTGAAGTTCACCTGCAACAACAGGTAACGTGGGGCCGCCACCCAAAAATGCAGTAAGAACATCAGTCCCCCCACTTACAGACGCTAGAAGCAAGTCAGCTTTTACTTTGTCATAAACCCATTCAAAGCCTTCTGGAGACAACGGAGCTCCAGTAGAACCAATCGTTTTGAGATTATCTAAGTCAAAATCCTTGCCTGGTTCAAGCCCTGCTTTCAAACATGATTGAATATATGGAGCACTTACTCCCAAGCAAGTTAACTGTGTATCATCCGCCATCTGCCATAATGCCTTCATATCAGGGTAACCAGGGTTCCCGTCGTAAAGCACAATAGATGCGCCTACAAGTAAGCCACTCATCAAAATATTCCACATGATCCAGCCCGTGGTACTAAACCAGAAGAAACGGTCATTTTCTCCTAAATCCATATGGAGCGAGAGTAATTTAAAGTGTTCCAGCAAGGCTCCACCGTGGCCATGAACAATGGCCTTGGGGCTACCAGTAGTCCCTGAAGAATAAACGACACATAAAGGGTGATCGAAAGGAACCTGCTCAAATATTAGGTCTCTATCAGGTTTAAGCATCTGTGGCCAGAGTAGAGTTGACTGCATATTTTTCCAGTTTCGAGGAATTAACTGCAAATTCTTATCCAAATATGGTAGGACAATAGTATTTTCCAAACTAGGTAATTCGTCTTGGATCTGACCAATAGCTTCACTCGAGCTAAATGATTTGCCTCCATACTGATACCCGTCGACGGCTAATAAAACTTTGGGGCTCAATTGCTGAAATCGATCAATCACACTTCTGGTGCCAAATTCGGGTGGGCAACTGGACCAAAATGCCCCAATTGACGCGACAGCAAGAGCAGCGGCCACGGCCTCAGGTATATTCGGCATATAAGCCACAACAGAATCACCCCGTCTAACACCCATATCTCGTAAACCTGCTGCAATTTCTGATGTTTTTATAAATAATTCATTGCGTGTCCATTCAACTTTGGATCCTGATTCATGAACCCCAATTACTGCGATTTTCTCATCTTTCAGTCTCAGTGCGTGCTGCGCGTAATTAAGCTCAGCCCCTATAAACCACTTAGCTCCTTCAAGGCGCTTACCTGCGGGACCATATTCCAAAATATCACTATATCCATTGAGAGAATTGATCTGAAAATAATCCCATACAGATTCCCAAAATTGTGGAACCTCACTTACTGACCATTGCCACAGCTCCTGGTAAGTATCAAAACTTAAACCATGCTTGCGACTAAGCCAGTGCTGATAGTGAAATAAGTTAGTTGAATTTTTTCGAGCAGAAGATGGTTCCCATAAAGTTTTACCTTCTAATTTGCGTTGGTCATCTTTATCACTCATCGCACACCCCAATGAAGATGCTTTCATTTATTTTTATTCGTAATTGGTGGTCTTGCAAGAAGAATAATAGCCCCTGCCAAGCCCCACGCTAAAGCTGCTAAAAGAAAGGCAATTTGGTAATTACCATAAGTATCATGCAAAGCCCCAAACAGGAGCGGACCCAGTGCAGCTGTCCCCATTGAAAAAGGCCTAAAGAGGCTATTTATTGCTCCTATATG
Coding sequences:
- a CDS encoding acetoacetate--CoA ligase → MSDKDDQRKLEGKTLWEPSSARKNSTNLFHYQHWLSRKHGLSFDTYQELWQWSVSEVPQFWESVWDYFQINSLNGYSDILEYGPAGKRLEGAKWFIGAELNYAQHALRLKDEKIAVIGVHESGSKVEWTRNELFIKTSEIAAGLRDMGVRRGDSVVAYMPNIPEAVAAALAVASIGAFWSSCPPEFGTRSVIDRFQQLSPKVLLAVDGYQYGGKSFSSSEAIGQIQDELPSLENTIVLPYLDKNLQLIPRNWKNMQSTLLWPQMLKPDRDLIFEQVPFDHPLCVVYSSGTTGSPKAIVHGHGGALLEHFKLLSLHMDLGENDRFFWFSTTGWIMWNILMSGLLVGASIVLYDGNPGYPDMKALWQMADDTQLTCLGVSAPYIQSCLKAGLEPGKDFDLDNLKTIGSTGAPLSPEGFEWVYDKVKADLLLASVSGGTDVLTAFLGGGPTLPVVAGELQCICLGCKVESFNESGLPVTDEVGELVVTEPMPSMPIYFLNDPEGARFHESYFDVYPDAWRHGDWIKITENGTAIVYGRSDSTLNRSGVRMGTSEFYRVVEEFPEIADSLVIDTSRLGIEGKLLLFVVLQEGLLLNEELKAKIAVAIRSNLSPRHVPDEAYAIKEVPRTLNGKKLEVPIKKILSGVDVDEAVSKDALVNPGSLEFFADLAVNGSY
- a CDS encoding MFS transporter, whose translation is MQSPFNLKELYSFTKNPRSKPTYLGYTNGFAYGFSLNALQLLVALYAIDLGFDMSKMGIIIAAPAFFMVALRLPGGAISDRFGEKVILRFSFVTLVICGVIAAYSSTLWPLIIAQLFNGASRSVYWSAGQSYISRSSPGDAGKVMGRQLSFESAGGIIGAIIAGYCAEFFDYKTAFIMASVAAIVGFSITSSLPALPRKDQVRKFLASFAPAREMLFKRSLLHAHMVAFMAASYAGLMGGLFIAFFREVGYGEGETSIIRSLNSIGLTVLAYVFGTILAKIGSRNTALIGITLTGALSIGIAASGDLPIIPIVLMTVSGMTFGSLRALYPSLAAQNSTDSQRAMALSVVSLYWAIAMLLSPLVFGFIANSTSITFALFTFGGFSIIAGLLSPLLYLYGRKGITPSTDQ